The following are encoded in a window of Alphaproteobacteria bacterium LSUCC0719 genomic DNA:
- a CDS encoding RES family NAD+ phosphorylase: protein MHFDGPVWRLLPESLADTPMIAAQAPEGRFHHSGQVAAYASLSAEGAVVAMRRYLDDGINRVLVPMWLKSDHVVDQRGNLDASVVWQDDRAAGKVSPTWAFSDAARDVDAQAMLYSSRSRPDLSHVVVFEPECLSYIGPATTFDPDKEFTGDNR from the coding sequence TTGCACTTCGACGGACCGGTTTGGAGGCTTCTTCCAGAGAGCCTGGCCGATACACCCATGATTGCCGCCCAGGCGCCCGAAGGACGTTTTCACCACTCCGGTCAGGTGGCAGCCTATGCGTCGTTGAGCGCTGAGGGCGCCGTTGTGGCGATGCGCAGATATCTTGATGACGGCATCAACAGGGTTCTTGTCCCGATGTGGCTGAAATCCGACCATGTTGTGGACCAGCGCGGAAATTTGGATGCTTCGGTCGTTTGGCAGGATGATCGTGCCGCCGGCAAAGTATCGCCGACATGGGCTTTTTCCGATGCGGCACGAGATGTTGACGCCCAGGCAATGCTGTATTCGTCACGATCACGTCCGGACCTTTCACATGTTGTAGTCTTTGAACCGGAATGCCTGTCCTATATTGGCCCAGCCACCACATTTGACCCTGATAAGGAATTTACAGGAGATAACAGATAG
- a CDS encoding M81 family metallopeptidase, with the protein MKAPRVALVGLKLESNRFSRPADIDDFESLNLLEGEDLLEEARKPTPSLAKEFAAFIAAMDATGDWVPVPILLAASHPLGPIREAVFEQFCDRILSLLQQNVDAVYLCLHGAMVAEHLHDPDGELLARIRSKLGPDVPIVITLDLHANISDRMCSAVNLVCGYRTNPHVDMAERGQEAAFSLRRMLAGQVDPQIAHVKLPLAPASVALLTASGPYGALIDYGQRRQAELSGAVMNVSIFGNFIFSDVPENGISVVVTATRDHDVAMALANEIAEMAWARRTEFVRELTSIQQAVAMAIDPDRKPVIFSEAGDNPGGGGSGRTTRLLSEMIAASAQGVFYGSFFDSALAKEAHDAGIGATINARFNRNRGTQVWERWDEPLEVEAEIVGLSDGNVVGRRGMLEGRRMFLGKSALLRIGGIHVVVISDRAQTSDPVFFEMFGLNIDDAHTVIVKSRGHFRAGFDLWFSPAKTLEIDTAGLTSPVLDRWDFNHIRRPSYPLDENTVWPSPSGVMNKEP; encoded by the coding sequence ATGAAAGCACCAAGAGTGGCACTCGTGGGATTGAAGCTTGAATCCAACAGATTCTCGCGGCCCGCAGACATCGATGATTTTGAGAGCCTGAATCTTCTGGAGGGTGAAGATCTTCTCGAGGAGGCCCGCAAGCCCACCCCGTCCCTTGCCAAGGAATTTGCAGCTTTCATTGCGGCGATGGACGCAACGGGCGACTGGGTCCCGGTGCCCATACTGCTCGCCGCGTCACATCCGCTTGGGCCCATTAGAGAAGCGGTGTTCGAGCAGTTCTGCGACAGGATCCTGAGCCTGCTGCAGCAGAATGTGGATGCGGTCTATCTGTGTCTGCACGGCGCCATGGTGGCCGAGCATCTGCATGATCCGGATGGTGAATTGCTGGCGAGGATTCGAAGCAAGCTTGGGCCCGATGTCCCGATTGTCATCACTCTGGATCTGCACGCAAATATTTCGGACCGGATGTGTTCGGCTGTGAATCTGGTGTGTGGGTACAGGACAAACCCCCATGTCGATATGGCCGAGAGGGGACAGGAGGCCGCCTTTTCCCTGCGCCGGATGTTGGCCGGACAGGTGGACCCGCAGATCGCCCATGTCAAATTGCCTCTTGCCCCGGCCTCGGTTGCTCTTCTGACTGCGTCTGGTCCGTATGGCGCGTTGATTGATTATGGGCAAAGGCGACAGGCGGAACTGTCCGGTGCGGTGATGAATGTATCCATATTCGGGAATTTCATTTTTTCCGATGTACCTGAAAACGGCATTTCAGTTGTTGTTACGGCAACAAGAGATCATGACGTGGCGATGGCACTGGCAAATGAAATTGCCGAGATGGCCTGGGCGCGGCGGACCGAGTTCGTGCGCGAACTCACATCCATTCAGCAAGCTGTGGCAATGGCGATCGATCCGGACAGAAAGCCGGTGATCTTTTCCGAGGCGGGTGACAACCCCGGCGGTGGTGGATCCGGTCGAACCACCAGATTGTTGTCTGAAATGATTGCCGCCTCTGCACAAGGTGTCTTCTATGGGTCATTCTTTGACTCTGCCTTGGCAAAAGAGGCGCACGATGCAGGTATTGGGGCAACGATCAATGCCAGGTTCAACCGCAATCGCGGAACACAGGTCTGGGAACGCTGGGACGAACCGCTGGAAGTCGAAGCCGAGATTGTGGGTTTAAGCGATGGAAATGTCGTTGGCCGGCGTGGGATGCTGGAAGGGCGAAGGATGTTCCTTGGCAAATCCGCGCTCCTGCGCATCGGCGGCATTCATGTCGTGGTGATCTCGGACCGGGCACAGACATCAGACCCGGTGTTCTTTGAGATGTTCGGTCTGAATATCGATGATGCCCACACGGTTATTGTCAAATCGAGGGGGCATTTCAGAGCCGGGTTTGACCTCTGGTTCTCACCCGCGAAAACATTGGAGATTGATACAGCCGGGTTAACGTCACCGGTTCTGGACAGGTGGGATTTCAATCATATCAGGCGACCCAGCTATCCGTTGGATGAGAACACAGTCTGGCCCAGCCCCTCGGGCGTCATGAACAAGGAGCCATGA
- a CDS encoding M20 family metallopeptidase: MQNEEKIWNLVDAKREAFIELADRVFDTPETLYKEFRSVKEHVSALEAEGFRITQNVCGMPTAVIGEAGDEGPIIAILGEFDALPGLSQEPGVAEHKPIAEGGDGHGCGHNLLGSAALLAATAVKDWLAESGVKARVRYYGCPAEEGGAAKAYMARDGLFDDVSAAISWHPSTFNAVQHGHSLANTRIDFTFTGKAAHAAAAPHLGRSALDACELMNVGVNYMREHMPDSARIHYAYLDVGGAAPNVVQATATVRQLIRASDNATLRDMVARVQDIAKGAAMMTGTTMEAKVYSGVSNLVGNAPLEQAMQSEFDKLGPVPFDSDDTVFAEAIRKTLTAQDIAASFQRAGRETPPDLPLCDFVAPLERPSIGGEGSTDVGDVSWVTPTVQARVATCAVGTPFHTWQTVAQGKMPAAHKGMVHAAKVMAATATHLINSPETLKAAREVHDQRQRTTPYICPIPKDAKPPVVEQPS, from the coding sequence ATTCAAAACGAAGAGAAAATCTGGAACCTTGTTGATGCCAAAAGGGAGGCATTCATCGAACTGGCGGACCGGGTCTTTGACACGCCAGAAACGCTGTACAAGGAATTCCGGTCGGTGAAGGAACATGTGTCCGCGCTTGAAGCGGAAGGGTTCAGGATTACACAGAATGTCTGCGGCATGCCGACGGCGGTCATTGGTGAAGCTGGTGACGAGGGTCCGATCATCGCCATTCTAGGCGAATTCGATGCCCTTCCCGGCCTCAGCCAGGAACCCGGAGTTGCCGAACACAAACCGATTGCCGAAGGCGGTGACGGTCACGGGTGTGGCCATAACCTCCTTGGCTCGGCGGCGCTTCTGGCCGCAACCGCTGTCAAGGACTGGCTGGCCGAAAGTGGAGTCAAGGCGCGTGTCCGTTACTATGGATGCCCCGCTGAAGAAGGTGGCGCTGCAAAAGCCTATATGGCACGTGACGGCCTGTTTGATGATGTAAGCGCGGCCATATCCTGGCACCCCTCGACCTTCAATGCTGTCCAGCACGGTCACTCGCTTGCAAACACAAGGATTGATTTTACCTTTACCGGAAAGGCCGCACATGCCGCCGCCGCGCCGCATCTTGGCAGAAGTGCCCTTGATGCCTGCGAGCTGATGAATGTCGGGGTGAACTATATGCGCGAGCATATGCCGGACTCCGCCAGAATCCATTATGCCTATCTCGATGTTGGCGGGGCCGCACCGAACGTCGTTCAGGCCACCGCAACCGTCAGGCAACTGATCCGGGCCAGTGACAATGCCACACTTCGTGACATGGTGGCACGTGTTCAGGACATCGCCAAAGGTGCGGCGATGATGACCGGCACCACAATGGAGGCAAAAGTCTATTCCGGCGTCTCCAATCTGGTCGGCAACGCGCCACTGGAACAGGCGATGCAGAGCGAGTTCGACAAACTCGGGCCGGTGCCGTTCGATTCAGATGACACCGTGTTCGCCGAAGCAATCAGGAAAACGCTGACAGCACAGGATATCGCTGCAAGCTTCCAGCGCGCCGGCCGTGAGACACCTCCCGACCTGCCGCTTTGCGATTTTGTCGCCCCGCTTGAAAGACCGAGCATTGGCGGCGAAGGATCTACCGATGTTGGTGATGTCAGTTGGGTCACACCAACAGTCCAGGCCAGAGTGGCAACCTGCGCTGTTGGAACCCCGTTTCATACCTGGCAAACCGTGGCACAGGGCAAAATGCCAGCAGCCCACAAGGGCATGGTCCATGCTGCCAAGGTCATGGCGGCAACAGCGACGCATCTGATCAATTCGCCGGAGACACTGAAAGCCGCGCGGGAGGTTCATGACCAGCGGCAAAGAACAACGCCGTATATTTGCCCGATCCCAAAAGATGCCAAGCCACCTGTGGTTGAACAGCCGTCCTGA
- a CDS encoding M20 aminoacylase family protein gives MASWRQHLHQFPEIAYEEAMTSDFVAAKLESFGIEVHRGLGKTGVVGVIHGQDSDDDMSPAIGLRADMDALPMEEQTNLAYASRHPNRMHACGHDGHTTMLLGAAEYLAKHRQFKGKVYCIFQPAEEGGNAGARSMINDGLFDRFPMDSVWGMHNWPGLETGQALAHIGPAMAGADIFILTIEGAGGHAAMPHQTRDPIVAAGMITVALQTLVSRQLDPFDQAVVSLTKLEAGSAFNVIPNVATIGGTLRTMKAGTREDFLQQIETVAKTAAKVTGCEVSMEIRPGYPPTINHEADALFARGIISDVLGPGGLETDLTPAMGAEDFSYMLQEKEGAYIWLGAGKESANLHSPLFDFNDDLLPMGASLWVRMVEAKLPRHAG, from the coding sequence ATGGCGTCCTGGCGTCAGCATCTCCATCAGTTTCCGGAAATCGCCTATGAAGAGGCGATGACCTCGGACTTTGTCGCCGCCAAACTGGAGAGCTTTGGCATCGAGGTTCATCGCGGTCTTGGCAAGACGGGCGTTGTCGGTGTTATCCATGGGCAGGACAGTGATGATGACATGTCGCCGGCTATTGGTCTGCGGGCGGATATGGATGCACTTCCGATGGAGGAACAGACAAATCTAGCCTACGCATCCAGACATCCCAACCGCATGCATGCCTGCGGTCATGACGGTCATACAACGATGCTTCTCGGCGCGGCGGAATATCTGGCAAAGCACCGTCAATTCAAAGGCAAGGTCTATTGCATTTTTCAACCTGCTGAAGAAGGTGGAAATGCCGGCGCACGCTCGATGATCAATGACGGTCTGTTCGACAGGTTCCCGATGGACTCTGTATGGGGCATGCATAACTGGCCCGGCCTGGAGACTGGACAGGCGCTTGCCCATATCGGGCCCGCCATGGCCGGGGCGGATATTTTCATCCTTACCATCGAGGGTGCGGGCGGACATGCGGCGATGCCGCATCAGACCAGAGACCCGATTGTGGCCGCAGGTATGATTACGGTGGCGCTGCAGACACTTGTGTCACGGCAGCTTGATCCATTTGACCAGGCGGTGGTTTCACTGACAAAACTGGAGGCCGGAAGCGCCTTCAATGTCATTCCGAATGTCGCCACCATTGGCGGCACCTTGAGAACGATGAAGGCGGGCACGCGCGAAGATTTTCTTCAACAGATCGAAACTGTCGCCAAGACGGCGGCAAAGGTGACCGGGTGCGAGGTGAGCATGGAGATCCGCCCCGGCTATCCACCAACGATCAATCATGAAGCGGATGCGCTGTTTGCGCGTGGCATCATATCCGATGTTCTGGGGCCAGGCGGGCTTGAAACCGACCTGACGCCGGCAATGGGGGCGGAAGATTTCTCCTACATGCTCCAGGAAAAGGAAGGTGCCTATATCTGGCTCGGCGCTGGCAAGGAGTCAGCGAACCTGCATAGCCCCCTGTTTGACTTCAATGACGACCTGCTACCCATGGGCGCCAGCCTGTGGGTGCGTATGGTCGAAGCGAAACTGCCACGCCACGCGGGCTGA
- a CDS encoding Zn-dependent hydrolase has product MTEHFHHYSDPGRIQSAIDELASMTEPDRPFTRLVFSPEYKQARAWLWSRFEAAGLECHIDAGGNLIGTRKAVGEAATSRKIIIGSHIDTVSAGGRFDGIAGVIAGLETIHFLNRHAIDLPVDIEIVDFLGEELNVWGASCLGSRHMAGLLTADILSRTDQDDRQLAAEIVKSGGSGKPTLAPRQDAQSIMACLELHIEQSDRLESGQIDIGVVTDIPGISRYSISVTGNAGHSGTTLMQGRKDALVTASMIVTMIRDLALDISGQDNRHFVATIGRIEVYPNGAAVVPGEVKMILDLRASHEHSRDLFLDRLQSGYAEIGHRESCAIEMELISAAKVAPMNETLRAHLARSADELELSHINVSSGAGHDMAHMSRIAPAAMIFIPCQDGLSHCPEEFTTTEAIAKGSAVLTRTVLTLAGRDF; this is encoded by the coding sequence ATGACAGAGCATTTCCATCATTACAGTGATCCCGGCCGCATTCAGTCTGCCATTGATGAACTTGCGTCGATGACGGAGCCGGACCGACCGTTCACGCGGTTGGTCTTCAGCCCGGAATACAAACAGGCACGAGCGTGGTTATGGTCAAGATTCGAAGCGGCAGGTCTTGAATGTCACATCGATGCCGGGGGCAATCTTATCGGCACACGCAAAGCCGTGGGCGAAGCGGCAACATCCCGGAAAATCATCATCGGATCGCATATCGACACTGTGTCCGCAGGAGGCAGGTTCGACGGCATCGCCGGTGTGATCGCCGGTCTTGAAACAATTCATTTCCTGAACAGGCATGCCATTGACCTTCCTGTCGATATTGAAATAGTCGACTTCCTCGGAGAGGAGTTGAATGTATGGGGCGCATCCTGTCTTGGCAGCCGACATATGGCAGGGCTGCTCACCGCCGATATTCTATCGCGGACAGATCAGGACGATCGCCAGCTGGCCGCGGAAATCGTGAAGTCCGGAGGCAGCGGAAAACCGACATTGGCCCCAAGACAGGACGCCCAGTCAATCATGGCGTGCCTGGAGCTGCATATTGAACAATCCGACAGGCTGGAATCCGGTCAGATTGATATCGGTGTGGTGACCGACATTCCCGGCATCAGCAGATATTCCATAAGTGTGACCGGCAATGCCGGTCACAGCGGCACCACCCTGATGCAGGGTCGAAAGGATGCCCTGGTAACAGCAAGCATGATCGTCACCATGATCCGGGATCTCGCCCTTGATATTTCAGGACAGGACAATCGGCATTTTGTTGCAACCATCGGCAGAATTGAGGTTTACCCAAACGGTGCCGCTGTCGTGCCGGGCGAAGTGAAGATGATCTTGGATCTGCGGGCATCGCACGAACATTCCAGAGATCTTTTTCTGGACCGGCTTCAATCCGGCTATGCCGAGATCGGCCACCGCGAATCATGCGCGATCGAGATGGAGTTGATATCAGCGGCAAAAGTTGCCCCGATGAACGAAACATTGAGAGCGCATCTGGCCCGTTCAGCCGATGAACTGGAACTCAGTCACATCAATGTTTCCAGCGGTGCCGGTCATGACATGGCCCATATGTCGCGCATAGCGCCTGCCGCCATGATCTTTATTCCCTGCCAAGACGGGTTGAGCCATTGTCCAGAAGAATTCACCACGACAGAGGCTATCGCCAAGGGCAGCGCAGTGCTGACCCGGACTGTATTGACGCTGGCTGGCAGGGATTTCTGA
- a CDS encoding ABC transporter ATP-binding protein, giving the protein MTPLLTVSNVSRDFIKSLDLVAKFLNRLGQDHREEIVHAVDDVSFEVFKGEVVGIVGESGCGKSTLGKMVAGILTPSEGQVRFESANKSDDGPPDDLKTQMIFQDPFSSLNPRKKVIEIVTEAPIHHGLIKASEKREFALEMLNRVGLDAEALGRYPHQFSGGQRQRIGIARALAVSPELLVCDESIAALDVSIQAQVLNLFVKLKQDYDLTYLFISHDIGVIEHISDRVIVMYLGRIVETAPIEAFVEQPNHPYTKALLEGVPRLEIGQRDYEPVSGEIPSPLDPPSGCHFHPRCKHSTERCKAVRPALIEIAPDHFSACHLNDSD; this is encoded by the coding sequence ATGACACCATTACTCACAGTGTCCAACGTGTCGCGGGATTTCATCAAGTCGCTCGACCTTGTTGCAAAGTTTCTGAACCGTCTCGGGCAGGATCATCGGGAAGAAATCGTCCATGCGGTGGATGATGTCTCTTTCGAGGTTTTCAAGGGTGAGGTGGTCGGCATTGTCGGTGAATCCGGCTGCGGGAAATCAACGCTTGGCAAGATGGTTGCCGGCATTCTGACCCCGTCAGAAGGACAGGTTCGTTTTGAAAGCGCCAACAAGTCCGATGACGGACCACCCGACGACCTGAAGACACAGATGATCTTTCAGGATCCGTTTTCCTCTCTGAATCCGCGCAAGAAGGTTATCGAGATAGTGACCGAGGCGCCTATACATCACGGCTTGATTAAGGCGTCCGAAAAGAGGGAATTCGCCCTTGAGATGCTGAACAGGGTGGGGCTGGATGCCGAGGCTCTGGGACGGTATCCGCATCAGTTCTCCGGAGGACAGAGGCAACGGATCGGCATCGCCCGCGCTCTGGCCGTATCACCTGAATTGCTTGTGTGTGATGAATCAATCGCGGCGCTGGATGTGTCGATCCAGGCACAGGTTCTGAACCTTTTTGTCAAACTGAAACAGGATTATGACCTGACCTATCTGTTCATCAGCCACGATATCGGCGTCATTGAACATATCTCGGATCGGGTGATCGTCATGTATCTGGGACGGATTGTCGAGACAGCACCGATCGAGGCCTTTGTTGAACAGCCCAACCATCCTTACACGAAGGCGCTTCTCGAAGGTGTTCCCAGGCTTGAAATTGGCCAGCGTGACTATGAACCGGTCAGCGGCGAGATTCCATCACCGCTCGACCCGCCTTCAGGGTGCCATTTCCACCCGCGATGCAAGCACAGCACAGAGCGGTGCAAGGCTGTCAGGCCAGCATTGATTGAAATTGCACCGGATCATTTTTCGGCCTGCCATCTGAATGACAGTGACTGA
- a CDS encoding ABC transporter ATP-binding protein, with protein MAPILDVRNLQTHFFTKGGVLKAVDGVSFQIGAGEIVGLVGESGSGKSITGFSILGLVDAPGRIVGGEILFKGSDLTKLPPADIQKMRGSRIAMIFQDPMMTLNPVLRIETQMTEAIQTHDSSVSRDEARQRSRDALGMVGISSPDERMRAYPHQFSGGMRQRVSIAIAMLNRPDLIIADEPTTALDVTIQGQVIHEMQQLCRKTKTALLWITHDLAVVAGISSRICVMYAGRIVEQGPNEVLIGSPMHPYTNGLLGSVPSQNRRGQPLQQIEGIVPSLLNLPSGCAFENRCSHAVAECRQSAPGETVMDDQRILRCFNKVEQSRP; from the coding sequence ATGGCTCCAATTCTGGACGTCAGAAATCTACAGACCCATTTCTTTACCAAGGGCGGCGTGCTGAAGGCTGTTGACGGTGTGAGCTTTCAGATCGGGGCTGGTGAAATTGTCGGACTGGTCGGCGAGTCCGGGTCTGGCAAATCCATCACCGGATTTTCCATTCTGGGACTGGTCGATGCGCCCGGCCGGATTGTTGGTGGTGAAATCCTGTTTAAGGGAAGCGACCTGACCAAGCTTCCGCCTGCCGACATCCAGAAGATGCGGGGCAGCAGGATCGCCATGATCTTTCAGGATCCCATGATGACCCTGAACCCTGTGCTGCGCATTGAAACGCAGATGACCGAGGCGATCCAGACACATGACAGCAGTGTTAGCAGGGATGAAGCGCGGCAACGGTCGCGCGATGCGCTGGGCATGGTGGGGATATCCTCTCCTGACGAGCGTATGCGGGCCTATCCGCATCAGTTTTCCGGCGGGATGCGGCAGCGGGTCTCAATTGCGATTGCGATGCTCAATCGCCCGGACCTGATCATCGCGGACGAACCGACCACAGCTCTCGATGTAACGATCCAGGGGCAGGTCATTCATGAAATGCAACAGCTCTGCAGGAAGACCAAGACCGCATTATTGTGGATCACCCATGATCTGGCCGTGGTTGCCGGTATTTCCAGCCGGATATGTGTGATGTATGCCGGCCGGATTGTCGAGCAGGGGCCGAATGAGGTGCTGATTGGCAGCCCGATGCACCCTTATACAAACGGACTTCTCGGCAGCGTGCCAAGCCAGAACCGCAGAGGTCAGCCGCTGCAGCAGATCGAGGGTATTGTCCCGTCATTGCTGAATCTGCCTTCCGGCTGCGCCTTTGAAAACCGGTGCAGCCATGCGGTCGCCGAATGCAGGCAATCAGCACCCGGGGAAACGGTAATGGATGATCAACGTATCCTGCGTTGTTTCAATAAAGTGGAGCAAAGCCGACCATGA
- a CDS encoding ABC transporter permease, translating to MAQETATAQSQGYPSSGWRKFWADYSESPLAVVALLVFGAIMFIAIFAPFVSPTNPYDLATVDIMNSRLPPGSEDFAGNMYLLGTDGAGRDMLSSIFYGLRVSLGVGAFSGLVALIVGAILGLSAAYYGGRYETFVMRIVDIQLSFPSILMALVILAIFGKGVEKTIIALILVQWAYYARAARASALVEKNKEYVEAAKCLALGDRRIILNHITPNCMAPLIVVGTLQTAHAISLEATLSFLGLGLPITEPSLGLLIGNGFEFMYTGDYWISIFPGIALLITIVSINLVGDQLRDMFNPRLQR from the coding sequence ATGGCTCAGGAAACTGCAACCGCACAGTCGCAAGGCTACCCTTCATCGGGTTGGCGCAAATTCTGGGCAGATTATTCCGAAAGTCCGCTTGCTGTGGTGGCGCTGCTGGTGTTTGGAGCCATCATGTTCATCGCCATTTTTGCGCCGTTCGTATCGCCGACAAACCCCTATGATCTGGCAACTGTCGACATCATGAACAGCCGATTGCCGCCAGGTTCGGAAGATTTTGCCGGGAACATGTATCTGCTTGGCACTGATGGTGCGGGCAGGGACATGCTCTCCTCGATCTTCTACGGTCTCAGGGTCAGTCTTGGTGTCGGGGCGTTTTCCGGCCTTGTTGCATTGATCGTCGGTGCCATTCTCGGTCTTTCCGCCGCCTATTACGGTGGGCGTTATGAAACCTTCGTGATGCGTATCGTCGATATTCAGCTCAGCTTTCCGTCCATTCTGATGGCGCTGGTGATACTGGCCATCTTCGGCAAAGGCGTGGAAAAGACCATCATCGCCCTGATCCTTGTACAATGGGCCTATTATGCACGGGCGGCGCGCGCCAGCGCCCTGGTCGAAAAGAACAAGGAATATGTCGAAGCCGCGAAATGTCTCGCGCTCGGCGACCGGCGAATTATCCTGAACCACATCACGCCCAATTGCATGGCCCCCCTTATTGTTGTGGGCACACTTCAGACTGCCCACGCGATCTCCCTTGAGGCCACTCTGAGCTTTCTTGGTCTTGGTCTTCCCATTACAGAACCGTCGCTGGGGCTTTTAATCGGGAACGGGTTCGAGTTCATGTATACCGGTGACTACTGGATCAGCATTTTCCCCGGAATTGCGCTGCTTATCACGATTGTTTCGATCAACCTGGTTGGCGACCAGCTTCGCGACATGTTCAACCCCCGTTTGCAGAGATAG
- a CDS encoding ABC transporter permease gives MTAFILRRSLQSVLVLFVMSLIVFVGVNLVGDPVDMLINPEADQAEIERVIKELGLDRPVTEQYWYFLVNAFQGDLGKSFVFGEPALKLIVQRMPATFELALFSLSIAVVFGIPLGVYAGLKPDSKISKTIMAGSILGFSMPTFWVGIILIMFFAVNLGWLPSTGRGDVATVFGITSSIFTLDGLSHIFLPAFNLALFKLSSVIRLARAGTREIILQDYIKFARAKGLSESRVINVHLLKNILIPIVTIIGLEFGSLIAFSTVTETVFAWPGMGKLIIEAIYNLDRPIIVAYLMIIVLIFVTLNLIVDITYSLLDPRVRIKGES, from the coding sequence ATGACAGCTTTCATTTTAAGGCGATCTTTGCAGAGCGTTCTGGTTCTGTTTGTGATGTCGCTGATCGTCTTTGTTGGTGTCAATCTGGTGGGTGATCCGGTTGATATGCTGATCAACCCGGAGGCTGATCAGGCAGAGATCGAGCGGGTGATCAAGGAACTCGGTCTTGATCGGCCGGTTACCGAGCAATATTGGTATTTTCTCGTCAATGCTTTCCAGGGAGACCTTGGCAAATCCTTTGTTTTTGGCGAGCCGGCTCTGAAACTGATTGTCCAGCGGATGCCTGCAACCTTCGAGCTGGCCCTGTTTTCCCTGTCAATTGCTGTGGTCTTCGGCATTCCTCTTGGCGTCTATGCCGGGCTGAAGCCTGACAGCAAGATAAGCAAGACCATTATGGCAGGCTCCATTCTTGGTTTTTCCATGCCAACCTTCTGGGTCGGCATCATCCTGATCATGTTTTTTGCTGTTAATCTGGGATGGCTGCCTTCAACCGGGCGCGGCGATGTGGCCACGGTGTTCGGGATAACAAGTTCAATTTTCACCCTTGATGGGCTGTCGCATATATTTCTTCCGGCGTTCAATCTGGCGTTGTTCAAACTGTCGTCCGTGATCAGGCTGGCGCGCGCCGGAACCAGGGAAATCATCCTGCAGGACTATATCAAATTTGCCCGCGCCAAGGGGCTTTCGGAAAGCCGGGTGATCAATGTGCACCTGCTGAAGAATATTCTCATTCCCATTGTGACGATCATCGGGCTTGAATTTGGGTCGCTGATCGCCTTTTCCACGGTTACGGAAACAGTGTTTGCATGGCCCGGCATGGGAAAATTGATCATCGAGGCGATCTACAATCTGGATAGGCCAATCATCGTCGCCTACCTGATGATCATCGTGCTGATCTTTGTAACACTGAACCTGATTGTGGATATCACCTATTCGCTGCTTGACCCGCGTGTCAGGATCAAGGGGGAAAGCTGA